In Hymenobacter volaticus, the genomic window TCCTTCCAAGCGCAAGGCGCTAATCAGGGCGTGCTTACTTGGCAAGTACCGGCTACCCTTCCACTCGGCCGCTATATAATGGCCGTAACGGTTGCCGATAACAACTGCCCACTAAACGGTTTCGAGGTGCGCACCGTCACGTTCTTGGTATCTAACCGAGCCTTGGCTACGCATGGCGGCCGACCACAGGTGCTAGCAGCACACCCCCTCCCCTTCCACGACCGGGTACAGTTCAAACTGCCCACTGCCACCGTGCAGCCCGTAACCATCACCGACTATCTAGGCCGCTTGGTCACGACGCTCAAAAGCCGTCCCGACGGTAGCGTAGAATGGCTTCCAAGTGCTGATGTAGCGGCGGGCACCTACTTCGCCCGGCCCGCTAACGGCGGCTATGTTTGCCGCCTACTGCGCCAGTAGAAGTCAGTAACTAGCAAACACAAAAGGCCGATTCCCACGTGGGAATCGGCCTTTTGTGTTGTTTGAAATATTCCCTATTTGGTAGTAGGCAGGGTTACGCTCAGGCGAGCGAAATAGAAGCCGCCGTTGTAACCAAACTGATTGGGGTTGTAGATAGTACGGCCGCGGTTGGTGTTGTCGAGGCTGGAGTTGTAGTTTAGCAGCGGATCGACCGAGAAGTTATTGGCATTGTTGCGCGGGTTGATTTTGTACTTGTCAGGATAAACATCGAAAAGGTTGTTGGCGCCCACGGTCAACCCAATTTCCTTGATAAGCTGCACACTCACAGTTAAGTCGGTTACCCATTTAGCCCGGAAGGTCTGGTCGATAGATGAGTAAAGGAACGTGTCGCCAGTGGGGCTGCCGAGGCGGGCGTCTTTGTACTCCACTGCTCCAAAACGCACGGTGCGCAGCTCTACACCAAAAATGCCGATTGAGTAGTTAGCGGTCAGATTGACTTTGCTGCGAGGCTGCGCTGTTTCCAAGCGGCCCCGCTGCTGCCGGTCGAACAAGGTGTTTTGCAGATTGATGGCGCCGGGAGTTTGGTCGTTATCGATAGTAGAGGAGCTGCGGACCCGTTGCACTTCGGTTTTGTTGAAGTTGGCAGCCACTGTCAATCCCAAGCGGCCCGCACCAAGGGGCAGCCGCTCGTTGGCGACAATATCGACACCCCGGGTGCGCGTATCCACTGCATTGGCAAAGAACTGCACTTGGCTCACGGGCAAATCACCCAGAATAGCAGCTACCGTGGGGTTGGTGCGGCTAAACTGCGACGAGAGCACAATCCGGTCATCGATGTCAATCTGGTACGCATCTACCGTCAGAGTGAAGCTTTCTAGTGCCCGCGCTGTCACACCCAGGCTATAGTTCACCGATTTTTCCTGCTTCAAGGCTGGTATGCCGAAGCCTTGCTGCCCCGTTCCGTTCTGGGTGAAACTATTGCGAACAATGGGATTGTCGTTGTTCACGGTTAGTACCTGCTGCGCGTTGCCCTGCACGAATTGGGTGCTGGTGTTGGTGAAGTAGCGCTGTTGCAGCGAAGGCGCTCGGAAACCGTTGCCGACAGTACCACGCACAGCCAACTGCTCTAGGATGCTGTAGCGGGCCGAAACCTTACCGCTCACGTTGGAGCCAAAGTCGCTGTAGCGCTCGGCGCGGCCAGCTATTCCTACCAGCAGTTTCTCAGTTAGGTCGCTTTCCAAATCGATGTAGCCAGCTATGTTGTTACGCGAGCGGTCCACTTCATCAGATGGCTGATAGCCCGGAAACACTTGCGCCCCGGCAGCGGCTGGAGTACCCGTGGAAGTCGGCGTGACGTTCACGCGGCGGCCGCCGTAGATATAAGAGCCAGGGTCACCAGCGCCGATTTGGTAGTTGTCGTTGCGGTATTCCCCGCCAAAAGCCACGTTGAGGGTACTCAAGGCAGCTACGTCGGTGAAGTGGCGCGTGAAATTCAGGTTGGTGGTATTCTGCCGAAAGGCTATAGTGCCCGCGTAAAAAGTAGTCGGCGTATAGCCGATCAGTGAGGCATTGAGTGTGTTGCTGATGTCGAAACGGATTTCGTTGCGGCCGAAGGTGTTGCTCAAATCCACATCGAAACCACCCACCGTAGCCCGCAACCCGGCAATAACCGATTGGTCGTCGATGCGGGTGTTGATAAATGGCAGAAAGCCGTTCGGATACAGGTTCAGGTCAATTTGCGTGACTTGATTGGGCAGACGGTAGAAACCGGCAGCTTTGCCAGTACGGTGCGTGGCGCCAGCCGTCACGTAAGCCTCTAGCCCAATAGCCGGCAGGAGCTTGTAGCCAGCATTCAGGAAGCCCCCAATGTTGCGCGACTCCGACTGTCCCAACCGCAAGTTGCGGCGGTCGAAGCCGTTTTGTGCCACCAGCAGATCGTCTTCGGCCTTCAAAGCGCGGCGCTTATCCTCGGTATCGGCGCTACCAGGAAAGTTGCCGCTGTTGCCGCCCAGGTAGATGAGCGGGGCCGTATCGACGCCGGAGCGGTTGGTGTAGCCCCGGTTACTGAATTGCCCGCTCAAATCCACATAGCCCCGGCCCGCTAAGCCAATGCCCACGTTGGCGTCGGCTTGGTAGAGGCGGCCGTCGCCCTCGTAGGTTTCGCCCACAGTGCTGGTAGCTTGAATACCGGTGGTGTCGTCTTTGAGTTGAATGTTGATTACGCCGGCAATAGCATCGGAGCCATACTGCGCGGCGGCCCCATCGCGCAATACTTCAATACGCTTAATAGAAGCATTGGGAATGACGTTCAAATCGGTACCCACCGAGCCGCGGCCAACCGTGCCGTTGATGTTGACCAGAGCCGAGCTGTGCCGCCGCTTACCATTTACGAGTACCAGCACTTGGTCGGGTCCGAGGCCGCGCAACGACGCTGGATCGACGTGGTCGGTGCCATCGGAAATAGCCTGCCGCGACGACTGAAACGACGGCGCCACGTAGGTCATAATTTGCGCGACATCGGTTTGGGCAAAAGCCTTTATCTCGCGAGCCGAAATTACATCGACGGGCGAGGTAGTAAGGATGTTGGAGCGGCCTTCGGTAGCACGAGAACCGGTTACTACTACCTCGTTTAGGTCGGTAGCGGCATCGGTAAGGCGTACATCGATTGTGGTACGGCCATTGACGGGTATCTGCTGACTTGCCGACCCCACTGCAGAAAATACCAGCGTAGCAGTACCCGGCACCTCGATGCGGTAGCGGCCTTCGCCATCGGTGGAAGTACCGTTAGTGGTTCCCTGTTGCAGCACCGTCACACCGGGCTGAGGACCACCGGTTCCATTGACCCGGCCCGTCACGGTGATGTTCTGGGCAAAACCTGGGATTAAAACCAGCAGGAAAAACCCTAGGAAAAGGAATAAATTTTTACTCATACAAACGGTGGTAAGATTGGAGATCTGAAGAGGCCCAAAGAGAATCTATCAACCACACTACATGCAATCAGCCTTCTTGTTGAGGCCCCTCCTTTTGTCTAATATAGCCACAGGATTTTAATATTTCTGGTTATTCCCAGCCTAGCAGCAAAATATACTGATAACGCTAGGGCCAATAACTGCTTGCTTACACTTAGTACTTGTTCATATTGGGCTAGTGACAAGACAGGCTACAGCATGAAACGTGCACCTAATGCATTAGCGCACAACATAACCCTAATAGCAGTCAATAGCCTCACAGGATTATAAGCTTGTTTTTAACATTGTCTCTTAGGACAACCTTGATTTAGCGCCACCAGTGCCCCGGCAGCGGCCCATCAGCAACATTTACACGCTGTCCGGGGCAGGCAGCAATAACGGTACGTTCGAGCTTGCCGCGGCTAGCAGGCGGTCGGCTGGTTCGTGCCAGCTGTGGAAAGCTAGGTTGAAGGTAGCCCAGTGCAAGGGCAGCAACGCTCCGCCACCCAACGCCCGATGCGCTACCAGTGCCTCGTCGGGGCCCATGTGAATGGCTGCCCATTGCTCGTCGTAAGCTCCTATTTCCAGCATTACCAAGTCAAAAGGCCCGTAGGCTGCTCCTATTTCGCGGAAGCCCGTTTCAAATGGACCCGAGTCGCCACCAAAAAAAGCACGGTACTTGGGGCCAAGAATACACCAAGAGGCCCACAGGGTAGTGTCGCGGATGAGCCCACGACCCGAAAAGTGCCGGGCCGGCGTGGCAACGAGTGTATGCTCTTGACCAACCACAATTTCTTGCCACCAGTCCAGTTCATGAACCTGGCTGCCCGCTACACCCCACCGGCGCAAGTGGCCCCCGACCCCTAATGGGCAGAAAAAAGGCACACCCGTCTTGGCTAGCTCCCGAATAGCATCTTTGTCGAGGTGGTCGTAGTGGTCGTGTGAAAGAATTACGCCATCAAGAACTGGCAAATCTGATAGGGGCAATGGGGGCGCAAAAAACCGTTTCGGCCCTAGTGCCACCGGCGAGGCCCGCAACCGCCAGACCGGATCGGTCAGAAACCTCTTGCCATCTATTTCTAGCAGCGTGCTAGAGTGGCCAAACCACGTCACGCGCAATGTCGCTGCTGGTACGGGCTCAGATAAAGCCGCTGCGTCGGCCCGAAATGGCCCAAGCGGCCGACGCGGCACTCGCTCTTGTTTGCCAAAGATTTGTCGCCGCAGCATCAAGCCGTAGTCCGACGACATAGTGGTGGGCACGGTATTCGAGAATTTTTTGCCGTTGAAATGAGAAGGGGTTTTCATGCGCAGTGCTAAGCGTTAGCGGTTGCCTTGCATAAACGCCTAACTCTTGGGTTTACTTTAACCTAAGCAGCACAAGGTGTTCGTTTGCTACCATTCCATTCCCATTTCAGGCCCGATACAACAACAGCAGGCTCCCCCGAAGGAAAACCTGCTGTTGTAAGCGGCTACGTGTGCGCACTAGGGCCGCACCTCACCGGTTCTGTATGCCGAAGCTTCATTACCCTATTGCCTGCCGCAGATCCTCAATCAAATCCTCAACATCTTCGATACCCACGCTCAAACGAATCAGAGAGTCGGAGAGACCAGCTTTGCGGCGCTCTTCAGCCGGAATGCTAGCGTGAGTCATGCTAGCCGGATGGCCGGAAAGGCTTTCCACGCCACCCAAGCTTTCGGCAAGGGTGAACAACTGCAGTTTTTCGAGCACGGCAACGGCATCTTCCATTTTGTCGCCTTCCAGCACGAAGGAAATCATGCCGCCAAAATCGTTCATCTGACGAGCCGCCACTTCGTGGTTAGGATGATCCGAGAAGCCAGGCCAGAACACCTTGCCTACTTTCGGATGGGATTTTAGGAACTCCGCTACAGCACGGCCATTCTCGCAGTGGCGTTGCATACGGATATGCAGCGTTTTGAGGCCCCGCAGCACCAAGAAGCAGTCTTGTGGGCCGGGCGTGCCGCCGCAAGCGTTTTGCAGAAAGCGCAGCCGCTCGTGCAGTTCGTCGTCCTTCACTACTATAGCACCCATTACGACGTCGGAGTGGCCGCCCATATACTTGGTCAGGGAGTGCATTACCATATCGGCGCCTAGGTCCAATGGGGTTTGCAGATAAGGCGTCGAGAAAGTATTATCCACCACCAGCAGCGCCCCGGCCTTCTTTGCAACAGCGGCAGCGGCCGCAATGTCAATCACGTTGAGCAGCGGGTTGGTAGGCGTTTCCACCCAAATCAGCCGGGTACGCTCGGTTACGGCCGCTTCCACCGCTTGCATATCGTGCATAGGCACGAAGTTGAACTTGATACCGTAGTTGGCAAATACTTTAGTGAAGATGCGGTAGGAGCCGCCGTACAAGTCGTTGGTGCTGATTACTTCGTCGCCAGGCTGCAACAGCTTAACAATAACGTCGATGGCAGCCATACCGGAAGCAAAGGCGAGGCCGTGCTTGCCGTTTTCGAGCGCAGCTACCGCATTTTGCAGCTGCGTACGGGTCGGATTGTGCGTGCGGGAGTATTCGTAGCCTTTGTGGTCGCCGGGTGAGCGTTGCACATAGGTTGAGGTCTGATAGATAGGCGTCATGATGGCCCCCGTTTCAGGGTCAGGATGCACACCGGCATGAATGGCTTTGGTTCCGAATTTCATGTAAGATCTTCTAATGTATGGGAAGGGGTGAGAGGCGCGGCAAAGGTAGAAAGGTAGAAGTCTTTCGCGCGGCCTTTACAACAAAGCAACGTGGCCAGATGGCACATTACCTGAATATTTATTTTCGGCAATACGCTGCTTGGTATTTAAGCTGAACAGCTACGTTCCTATCTTGTCGGTAAAATCTTATTCACTTTCTGCCTGATATTCAATTGAAAAAACTTCTATTCCTATTAGCTTTTGTAGGCACGCATCTAGCCTCTTTTGCTGCTCCTACTCCGCCTGATTCTGTAGACCGTGAACAAGTCTACGTCGACTCTGTGCAAGCGGCCCTGAAGTATCAAACCGGACATATTACCTTCCCCGATAACCTAGGCTCTATCAACGTGCCGAAGGGATTCCGCTACCTCGATGCCCGTCAGAGTGAATATGTACTGACTGAGCTTTGGGGCAACCCCAAGAGTGAGTCATTGGGCATGCTGTTTCCAACTGATAAGGGGCCGCTTGACGACAACAACTGGGCTTTCGCCATTGAATACGACCCCTCGGGTTATGTAGAAGACAACGATGCGGCCGACATCGACTATGACGATCTGCTCAAGGAAATGCAGAACGATACTGAAGAAAGCAACCTCGAGCGGGAAGCCAATGGCTACGGACGAATCTTGCTCATGGGCTGGGCTGCTAAGCCCTACTATGATGCCAAGCTCAACGTGCTGCATTGGGCCAAGGAATTGCGTTTCAGCGGTTCCGCCTCCACCACCCTTAACTACGATGTGCGGGTATTAGGCCGCAAAGGTGTGCTCACGTTGCAAGCAATTGGCGACATGTCGCAGTTACCGGAAATCAAAAGCACCATTCCGGCGGTCATCCGAAGCGTGGAATTTGCGAAAGGCCAGCAGTACACCGATTTCAACCCAGAGCTAGACGAGGTAGCGGCATATGGCATTGGCGGGCTCGTGGCGGGCAAAGTACTAGCCAAAGCGGGCGCCTTGGCTCTTGTGGCCAAATTCTGGAAGATTATCGTGGCACTGGTTGCCGCCGGCTGGACAGCTATCCGCCGTTTCTTAGGCGGTAAAACAACCGACGAATAAGCGGCTCCCGTCGGAAGCGCAGCCTTCCGCTCCGTTCTTACGTTCTTACCTTCGGGCCGGCCGCACAGAGCCGGCCCGATTGTTTTCTAAGCCTATGGCCTTTCTCCGCGAGCTTTTTCAGAAGAACGCCTCCACCCTGCTTTCCATGTTTCTGTTGGTGGCGTTGCCTGTGGTGGGCAGTTCCTCACTGAGTTACGTCCTCTACCGCAACCAAGCCCTGCTGGAACACCTCACCTTTGGTCAGAGCCTGCTTTACTTCTGCATCATTGCTTTCACCATGGCGTTTGCCATCACCCCCACCACGTTTGTGGCCCTAGTTACGGGGTTTTACCTAGGATGGGCGGGTCTACCAGGCATGGTCTTGGCCTATGCATTGGCGGCGTTGGTAGGGTACCAGGTAGCCGCTTCTCTCGACCACGGTAAGATGCTGCAATTTCTTCACCACTTCCCCAAGGCCGATGCTGTCATGCGCGAGCTCAAGCATGACAGTTGGCAGCTCATCATCCTAACGCGCATTTCGCCGGTGCTTCCTTTCGCCCTGATGACGTTTGTGTTAGCCGTGATGCGTGTAGACCGCAAGCGTTTTCTACTGGCCTCAGTGATGGGTATGTTACCGCGAAGCTTATTTTTCTATTGGTTGGGCACCAAAGCGCAAGACGTCTTCTCCCTCTTGAAAGACCCTGATACTGGTACGGCGGGCAAGCTGCTCGTTATTGGACTGGTAGCTGTGTCGTTGTTTGGTCTCTATTTTCTGTTCAACCGCGCTCTTAAGCGGGCTTTAAGTGGTAGTACTGGAAAAGAACAGTAAAAATTTAAAACTGACTTTCAGCGGCTTGCAGGTTTGCCAGCAAGAATTTCAATCTAATTATGCCAACAAGCTTGCCGGACTAAAATTTAAGCTGTTATCTTTGTGCTCCGCAAAGGAAAAAAGGTTGTGTAGCTCAATTGGATAGAGCATCTGACTACGAATCAGAAGGTTTAAGGTTCGACTCCTTACACGACCACGAAACCCCCTCAGTAGCTTACTGAGGGGGTTTTTGCTTTTCTACCAAATGAATTTGTATTTAGCATTTCTATATAGCTGATCTATGAAATCAATCTTTATCGCACTCTGGCTGCTTTCCTCAGTCAGCCTTTATGCTCAGACCCCGGCGGCACCTACTCTGCCGGTCGATACGGAAACGAAACGAGTGACCTATACCGGAGTTGTTGCTGTGGAAGGAGCAAGTCAAAGCGAGCTATACACTCGTGCTAAACTATGGCTCTTCCTGACATTCGACGAAGCGAAAGATGTTATCAAGGTGGATGAGAAGGACGCTGGCCTGCTAATTATTAGGGCCTATACTGACCTACCTGTTCGGCTGGCACAGTCAGATTTCGAGCCTACAAACCGGGAAGTAGGCTATACAATGATGTTAAACTTCA contains:
- a CDS encoding cystathionine gamma-synthase, whose protein sequence is MKFGTKAIHAGVHPDPETGAIMTPIYQTSTYVQRSPGDHKGYEYSRTHNPTRTQLQNAVAALENGKHGLAFASGMAAIDVIVKLLQPGDEVISTNDLYGGSYRIFTKVFANYGIKFNFVPMHDMQAVEAAVTERTRLIWVETPTNPLLNVIDIAAAAAVAKKAGALLVVDNTFSTPYLQTPLDLGADMVMHSLTKYMGGHSDVVMGAIVVKDDELHERLRFLQNACGGTPGPQDCFLVLRGLKTLHIRMQRHCENGRAVAEFLKSHPKVGKVFWPGFSDHPNHEVAARQMNDFGGMISFVLEGDKMEDAVAVLEKLQLFTLAESLGGVESLSGHPASMTHASIPAEERRKAGLSDSLIRLSVGIEDVEDLIEDLRQAIG
- a CDS encoding TonB-dependent receptor, with the protein product MSKNLFLFLGFFLLVLIPGFAQNITVTGRVNGTGGPQPGVTVLQQGTTNGTSTDGEGRYRIEVPGTATLVFSAVGSASQQIPVNGRTTIDVRLTDAATDLNEVVVTGSRATEGRSNILTTSPVDVISAREIKAFAQTDVAQIMTYVAPSFQSSRQAISDGTDHVDPASLRGLGPDQVLVLVNGKRRHSSALVNINGTVGRGSVGTDLNVIPNASIKRIEVLRDGAAAQYGSDAIAGVINIQLKDDTTGIQATSTVGETYEGDGRLYQADANVGIGLAGRGYVDLSGQFSNRGYTNRSGVDTAPLIYLGGNSGNFPGSADTEDKRRALKAEDDLLVAQNGFDRRNLRLGQSESRNIGGFLNAGYKLLPAIGLEAYVTAGATHRTGKAAGFYRLPNQVTQIDLNLYPNGFLPFINTRIDDQSVIAGLRATVGGFDVDLSNTFGRNEIRFDISNTLNASLIGYTPTTFYAGTIAFRQNTTNLNFTRHFTDVAALSTLNVAFGGEYRNDNYQIGAGDPGSYIYGGRRVNVTPTSTGTPAAAGAQVFPGYQPSDEVDRSRNNIAGYIDLESDLTEKLLVGIAGRAERYSDFGSNVSGKVSARYSILEQLAVRGTVGNGFRAPSLQQRYFTNTSTQFVQGNAQQVLTVNNDNPIVRNSFTQNGTGQQGFGIPALKQEKSVNYSLGVTARALESFTLTVDAYQIDIDDRIVLSSQFSRTNPTVAAILGDLPVSQVQFFANAVDTRTRGVDIVANERLPLGAGRLGLTVAANFNKTEVQRVRSSSTIDNDQTPGAINLQNTLFDRQQRGRLETAQPRSKVNLTANYSIGIFGVELRTVRFGAVEYKDARLGSPTGDTFLYSSIDQTFRAKWVTDLTVSVQLIKEIGLTVGANNLFDVYPDKYKINPRNNANNFSVDPLLNYNSSLDNTNRGRTIYNPNQFGYNGGFYFARLSVTLPTTK
- a CDS encoding MBL fold metallo-hydrolase, producing the protein MKTPSHFNGKKFSNTVPTTMSSDYGLMLRRQIFGKQERVPRRPLGPFRADAAALSEPVPAATLRVTWFGHSSTLLEIDGKRFLTDPVWRLRASPVALGPKRFFAPPLPLSDLPVLDGVILSHDHYDHLDKDAIRELAKTGVPFFCPLGVGGHLRRWGVAGSQVHELDWWQEIVVGQEHTLVATPARHFSGRGLIRDTTLWASWCILGPKYRAFFGGDSGPFETGFREIGAAYGPFDLVMLEIGAYDEQWAAIHMGPDEALVAHRALGGGALLPLHWATFNLAFHSWHEPADRLLAAASSNVPLLLPAPDSV
- a CDS encoding DUF4468 domain-containing protein, which produces MKSIFIALWLLSSVSLYAQTPAAPTLPVDTETKRVTYTGVVAVEGASQSELYTRAKLWLFLTFDEAKDVIKVDEKDAGLLIIRAYTDLPVRLAQSDFEPTNREVGYTMMLNFKDGRYKYTLTNYQVIGVGTSTSIEKEITAQLGKPKNKGIFLAQQYAEKVGIYAKSLTESLSITLHKPVSGEEEW
- a CDS encoding DUF2167 domain-containing protein, coding for MKKLLFLLAFVGTHLASFAAPTPPDSVDREQVYVDSVQAALKYQTGHITFPDNLGSINVPKGFRYLDARQSEYVLTELWGNPKSESLGMLFPTDKGPLDDNNWAFAIEYDPSGYVEDNDAADIDYDDLLKEMQNDTEESNLEREANGYGRILLMGWAAKPYYDAKLNVLHWAKELRFSGSASTTLNYDVRVLGRKGVLTLQAIGDMSQLPEIKSTIPAVIRSVEFAKGQQYTDFNPELDEVAAYGIGGLVAGKVLAKAGALALVAKFWKIIVALVAAGWTAIRRFLGGKTTDE
- a CDS encoding TVP38/TMEM64 family protein codes for the protein MAFLRELFQKNASTLLSMFLLVALPVVGSSSLSYVLYRNQALLEHLTFGQSLLYFCIIAFTMAFAITPTTFVALVTGFYLGWAGLPGMVLAYALAALVGYQVAASLDHGKMLQFLHHFPKADAVMRELKHDSWQLIILTRISPVLPFALMTFVLAVMRVDRKRFLLASVMGMLPRSLFFYWLGTKAQDVFSLLKDPDTGTAGKLLVIGLVAVSLFGLYFLFNRALKRALSGSTGKEQ